One window from the genome of Candidatus Krumholzibacteriia bacterium encodes:
- a CDS encoding metallophosphatase family protein, with the protein MKYAIFSDIHGNLEALLAILANAEKQGVGAYVCLGDVIGYGANPNECVETVRGLDPLVCLRGNHDAAVVDERERVFFHEVALEGIQYSAGNLTAENTEFLRTLPYEYRDNPRFMAVHASPYHPEHWEYVLDGLGAERAFDAMAPHRLAFIGHSHAPVVFCDDGSAQRYPSDEALMLDPKQHRYVMNVGSVGQPRDGNPDASYVVFNDERDSVRLVRVRYDREKAAEKILKAGLPPVLAERLLIGY; encoded by the coding sequence GTGAAGTACGCCATCTTCTCCGACATCCACGGAAACCTCGAGGCCCTGCTGGCGATTCTCGCCAACGCCGAAAAACAGGGCGTTGGCGCGTACGTCTGCCTGGGAGATGTCATCGGCTACGGGGCGAATCCAAACGAGTGCGTGGAAACCGTGCGTGGTCTCGATCCGCTGGTGTGCCTGCGCGGCAATCACGACGCTGCGGTGGTGGACGAGCGCGAGCGGGTGTTCTTCCACGAGGTGGCCCTGGAGGGCATCCAGTACAGCGCCGGCAACCTCACCGCGGAGAACACCGAGTTCCTGCGCACGCTGCCGTACGAGTATCGCGACAACCCGCGTTTCATGGCGGTGCACGCCTCGCCCTATCACCCCGAGCACTGGGAGTACGTTCTCGACGGACTCGGCGCGGAGCGCGCCTTCGACGCCATGGCGCCGCACCGGCTCGCCTTCATCGGACACTCGCACGCGCCGGTGGTATTCTGCGACGATGGCAGTGCACAGCGTTACCCTTCCGACGAGGCGCTCATGCTCGACCCGAAGCAGCACCGCTACGTGATGAACGTGGGGAGCGTGGGGCAGCCCCGCGACGGCAACCCCGACGCCTCGTATGTGGTGTTCAACGACGAGCGCGATTCGGTGCGCCTGGTGCGCGTGCGTTATGACCGCGAGAAGGCCGCGGAGAAGATCCTCAAGGCGGGCCTGCCGCCGGTTCTGGCGGAGCGCCTGTTGATCGGCTACTGA
- the ribH gene encoding 6,7-dimethyl-8-ribityllumazine synthase, protein MATEKRARLDASGRRVAVVASRFNEVVTRRLVEGAVESLRAHGVADADIAVYWVAGAFEVPQLAAQVAREKHADGVVWAGAIIRGETDHYDVLSRTVTQAIESTALQSGVPMTLAVLTTDTLEQAIDRAGGKHGNAGWNAAVALVELMSQFRS, encoded by the coding sequence GTGGCGACTGAGAAGCGCGCCCGGCTGGACGCGAGCGGCCGCAGGGTGGCGGTGGTGGCGAGCCGTTTCAACGAGGTGGTGACCCGGCGCCTGGTTGAGGGTGCGGTGGAGAGCCTGCGGGCTCATGGTGTTGCCGACGCTGACATCGCGGTATACTGGGTGGCGGGCGCGTTCGAGGTTCCGCAACTCGCGGCGCAGGTTGCGCGCGAGAAGCACGCGGACGGCGTGGTGTGGGCGGGGGCGATCATCCGCGGCGAGACGGATCACTATGACGTGCTGTCGCGCACGGTGACGCAGGCCATTGAGTCCACCGCGCTCCAGAGCGGGGTGCCGATGACGCTGGCCGTGCTGACCACCGATACGCTGGAACAGGCGATCGACCGCGCGGGCGGCAAGCACGGCAACGCGGGCTGGAACGCCGCCGTGGCGCTGGTGGAACTGATGAGTCAGTTTCGGTCGTAG
- the nusB gene encoding transcription antitermination factor NusB yields MGKRRRAREMVLQALYEAEFSDRGALEIVDEQIMRRAPSDATATHARDLFLMTMEKRADLDHIIRSVLDNWELERVSLVDRNILRFALAEVLYFPEVPAKVIIDEAIEVAHRYSSDDAGRFVNGLLDRMVREFRKESV; encoded by the coding sequence ATGGGCAAAAGACGCAGAGCGAGGGAGATGGTGCTGCAGGCGCTGTACGAGGCGGAGTTCTCCGACCGCGGGGCGTTGGAGATCGTGGACGAGCAGATCATGCGGCGTGCCCCCTCCGACGCAACGGCGACCCACGCGCGCGACCTCTTCCTGATGACGATGGAGAAACGCGCCGATCTCGACCACATCATCCGTTCCGTGCTGGACAACTGGGAACTGGAGCGGGTGTCGCTGGTGGACCGCAACATCCTGCGTTTCGCCCTCGCCGAAGTACTGTACTTTCCGGAGGTGCCGGCAAAGGTGATCATCGACGAGGCCATCGAGGTGGCCCACCGGTACAGCTCGGATGACGCCGGGCGCTTCGTCAACGGACTGCTGGATCGCATGGTACGCGAGTTCAGGAAGGAAAGTGTGTGA
- a CDS encoding bifunctional 3,4-dihydroxy-2-butanone-4-phosphate synthase/GTP cyclohydrolase II, translated as MSPFCSIDQAIEDIRNGRIVIVVDDADRENEGDMIFAAEKVTPELVNSMARFGRGLICAPITEERAAHLELNAMAEHNTCKLGTAFTVSVDKVGGTTTGISAHDRAATIRALVDEKTRPADLARPGHIFPLVARPGGVLRRAGHTEAAVDLARLAGLAPVGVLCEVLDEDGSMARLPRLTQIAKELKLNIVTIADLIAFRRGREKLVEKIEEIDFPTEHGEFRLHLYRSIASGINHVALTRGTIQRDEPILVRVHSRCLTGDVFGSLRCDCGPQLTHALAQIDSAGRGVLVYMNQEGRGIGLENKIRAYALQDRGHDTVEANEALGFPADLRDYGLGAQILADLGLGKIRLLTNNPRKVVGLSAYGLEIVDRVPIEIIANEVNRRYLEVKRDKLGHMLNQQLGVPRAEEIRSGD; from the coding sequence ATGAGTCCGTTCTGCAGCATCGACCAGGCAATCGAGGACATTCGCAACGGCCGCATCGTGATCGTCGTCGACGACGCGGATCGTGAGAACGAGGGGGACATGATCTTCGCCGCCGAGAAGGTCACACCCGAACTGGTCAATTCCATGGCGCGCTTCGGGCGCGGCTTGATCTGTGCGCCGATCACCGAGGAGCGCGCCGCGCATCTCGAACTCAACGCCATGGCCGAGCACAACACGTGCAAGCTCGGAACCGCGTTCACCGTGTCGGTGGACAAGGTGGGTGGGACCACCACCGGGATCAGCGCGCACGACCGCGCGGCGACCATCCGCGCGCTGGTGGACGAGAAGACCCGTCCCGCGGACCTGGCGCGGCCCGGACACATCTTTCCACTCGTCGCCCGGCCGGGTGGCGTGCTGCGCCGCGCCGGCCACACCGAGGCCGCGGTCGACCTGGCGCGTCTCGCGGGACTCGCGCCGGTGGGGGTGCTGTGCGAGGTGCTCGATGAGGACGGTTCCATGGCGCGTCTGCCGCGGCTCACGCAGATCGCGAAAGAACTGAAACTCAACATCGTGACCATCGCCGACCTCATCGCCTTCCGTCGTGGCAGGGAGAAGCTGGTGGAGAAGATCGAGGAAATCGACTTTCCAACCGAGCACGGCGAATTCCGCCTGCACCTGTACCGCAGCATTGCCAGCGGCATCAACCACGTCGCGCTCACGCGCGGGACCATCCAGCGCGACGAACCCATCCTGGTACGCGTCCATTCGCGTTGTCTCACCGGCGACGTGTTCGGTTCGCTGCGCTGCGACTGTGGTCCGCAACTCACCCACGCGCTGGCGCAGATCGACAGCGCGGGCCGCGGGGTGCTGGTCTACATGAACCAGGAGGGGCGCGGCATCGGCCTGGAGAACAAGATCCGCGCCTACGCGCTGCAGGACCGCGGCCACGACACCGTCGAGGCCAACGAGGCGCTGGGCTTCCCCGCCGACCTGCGGGACTACGGGCTGGGTGCCCAGATTCTGGCCGACCTGGGTCTCGGCAAGATCCGGCTCCTGACCAACAACCCGCGCAAGGTGGTGGGGCTGTCGGCCTACGGCCTGGAGATCGTGGACCGCGTCCCCATCGAGATCATCGCCAACGAGGTCAACCGCCGCTACCTGGAGGTCAAGCGGGACAAGCTCGGCCACATGCTCAACCAGCAACTGGGTGTGCCGAGGGCGGAGGAGATACGCAGTGGCGACTGA
- the ribD gene encoding bifunctional diaminohydroxyphosphoribosylaminopyrimidine deaminase/5-amino-6-(5-phosphoribosylamino)uracil reductase RibD produces MSALHINSIAGRVPTPDGASGPRPDPDVWNDGDLAAMRMAMRLAWQGAGRTGTNPMVGSVVMRDGHVLATGFHGQDGIAHAEVIALDAAGEAARGATLYASLEPCAHHGRTPPCTDRIIAAGVARVVIPALDPDPRVFGRGVERMRAAGIRVEVGCLDASGVLDNLGYYRDRLGLPSLVTLKMALSRDGMVASAPGRRDDITGGDARAEVHALRAVHDAVVIGVNTMLSDAPRLDCRLLSPGPHRLPVPVVLDSRLRTPADNAWSRAGRPFVVVTGGDADAGRAAAIDARGGSVIRCARAPRGVDIDEAVAALAARGLRRLLVEGGPGVAASFLAAGRWDAAWYYRAPVLLGAGGVPMRPDTPPGAVVDCVPVGADERTRSVGERARDEIEAGFRSRAAAGRGSDACLQD; encoded by the coding sequence GTGAGCGCGTTACACATCAATTCCATCGCCGGCCGGGTGCCCACCCCGGATGGCGCGTCCGGGCCCCGACCCGACCCGGACGTCTGGAACGACGGGGACCTGGCCGCCATGCGCATGGCCATGCGCCTCGCGTGGCAGGGTGCGGGCCGCACCGGCACCAACCCGATGGTGGGTTCGGTAGTGATGCGGGACGGGCACGTGCTGGCCACCGGATTCCACGGCCAGGACGGTATCGCCCATGCGGAGGTGATCGCGCTCGATGCGGCGGGGGAAGCCGCGCGCGGCGCCACACTCTACGCTTCGCTCGAACCGTGCGCGCACCACGGGCGGACACCACCCTGCACCGACCGCATCATCGCCGCGGGGGTCGCGCGCGTGGTCATTCCCGCACTCGATCCAGACCCGCGCGTGTTCGGCCGCGGTGTCGAACGGATGCGCGCCGCCGGCATCCGGGTGGAGGTCGGGTGCCTGGACGCGTCCGGCGTTCTGGACAATCTGGGCTACTACCGCGACCGCCTTGGACTTCCCTCGCTGGTGACCCTCAAGATGGCGCTCTCGCGAGACGGCATGGTGGCATCGGCGCCCGGACGGCGCGACGATATTACCGGGGGCGACGCGCGGGCCGAGGTGCACGCGCTGCGCGCGGTGCACGACGCCGTCGTCATCGGCGTAAACACCATGCTCAGCGATGCGCCGCGCCTTGACTGCCGCCTGCTGTCGCCCGGCCCGCATCGCCTGCCGGTGCCGGTGGTGCTCGATTCGCGCTTGCGCACGCCCGCCGACAACGCGTGGTCGCGCGCCGGGCGTCCCTTCGTGGTGGTGACCGGCGGCGACGCGGACGCCGGGCGGGCGGCGGCTATCGACGCGCGGGGCGGCAGCGTGATCCGCTGCGCGCGCGCGCCGCGGGGCGTGGACATCGACGAAGCCGTCGCCGCGCTGGCCGCGCGCGGGCTCAGGCGCCTCCTGGTGGAGGGCGGGCCCGGCGTTGCCGCGAGCTTCCTTGCCGCCGGCCGCTGGGACGCCGCCTGGTACTACCGCGCGCCGGTCCTGCTGGGTGCGGGTGGGGTGCCGATGCGCCCGGACACGCCGCCGGGCGCGGTGGTGGATTGCGTGCCGGTCGGCGCGGACGAGCGCACGCGCAGCGTGGGTGAGCGTGCGCGCGACGAGATCGAGGCGGGTTTCCGGTCGCGCGCGGCGGCCGGCCGGGGGAGTGACGCATGTTTACAGGACTGA
- a CDS encoding riboflavin synthase: MFTGLIEFVGRVERVSDEGGVRRLRIAVPPEIAAGLRVGDSVAVSGVCLTAERADATGFDATAVGETLARSTLGALAAGDGVNLETPVTAARVFGGHIVQGHVDGVGRVSAWEHDANGGTLRVALPPKVYELCVEKGSIAIDGVSLTIASLCGGGEITVAIVPHTVGATIIGGYRAGTPVNVEADVIAKYVQEFVRRAQPAPSQ; the protein is encoded by the coding sequence ATGTTTACAGGACTGATCGAGTTCGTGGGCCGCGTGGAACGTGTGAGCGACGAGGGCGGCGTGCGGCGCCTGCGCATCGCGGTCCCGCCCGAGATCGCGGCCGGGCTGCGGGTGGGGGACAGCGTGGCGGTAAGCGGTGTGTGCCTCACCGCCGAGCGTGCGGACGCAACCGGTTTCGATGCGACCGCGGTGGGTGAGACGCTCGCGCGCAGCACGCTGGGCGCACTGGCGGCGGGGGACGGGGTCAACCTGGAGACGCCGGTGACGGCGGCGCGGGTCTTCGGCGGCCATATCGTGCAGGGGCACGTGGACGGGGTCGGCCGCGTCAGCGCCTGGGAGCACGACGCCAACGGCGGCACCCTGAGAGTGGCGCTGCCCCCGAAGGTTTACGAACTTTGCGTCGAGAAGGGGTCCATCGCCATCGACGGTGTGAGCCTGACCATCGCGTCGTTGTGTGGCGGCGGCGAAATCACCGTTGCCATCGTTCCGCACACCGTCGGCGCCACCATCATCGGGGGGTACCGGGCGGGAACGCCCGTGAACGTCGAGGCGGACGTGATCGCAAAATACGTGCAGGAATTCGTGCGTCGTGCGCAGCCCGCGCCCTCGCAGTAG
- a CDS encoding class I SAM-dependent methyltransferase — MKRSSERRHWDRFWATSPGLEDTYANDGRLVAYLVSQLDVRGRRVLEVGAGTGRDSLDLASRGAEVWTVDYSDESLELTRAAAGDRLRIVCGDALALPFANESFDIVFHQGLLEHFRQPLDLLAENHRVLRTGGCLLVDVPQRYHYYTAMKHALMAADRWFAGWETEFSAGELRGLMERAGFTVEGFYGENLFPPVWYRGVRRTLLKVGVRLPMYPLSSPAMARARASLRGAVPQGVRLATSMVIGCLGRKA, encoded by the coding sequence ATGAAACGTTCCTCCGAAAGACGGCACTGGGACCGGTTCTGGGCCACCTCGCCCGGGCTCGAGGACACCTACGCCAACGACGGGCGCCTGGTGGCGTACCTGGTGTCGCAGCTGGATGTGCGCGGCCGGCGCGTCCTGGAGGTCGGGGCGGGGACGGGACGCGACAGCCTGGACCTCGCGTCGCGCGGCGCCGAGGTGTGGACGGTGGACTACTCCGACGAGTCTCTGGAGTTGACGCGTGCCGCCGCCGGCGACCGGTTGCGCATCGTGTGTGGTGACGCGCTCGCGCTGCCGTTTGCGAACGAGTCGTTCGACATTGTGTTTCACCAGGGGCTGCTGGAACACTTCCGCCAGCCGCTGGATCTGTTGGCGGAGAACCACCGGGTGCTGCGCACGGGAGGCTGCCTGTTGGTGGACGTGCCACAGCGCTATCACTACTACACCGCCATGAAGCACGCGCTGATGGCCGCCGACCGCTGGTTCGCCGGCTGGGAGACCGAGTTCAGCGCGGGTGAACTGCGCGGCCTGATGGAACGCGCCGGGTTCACGGTGGAGGGGTTCTACGGCGAAAACCTGTTTCCGCCCGTCTGGTACCGCGGCGTGCGTCGTACCTTGCTCAAGGTGGGGGTGCGGTTGCCCATGTATCCGCTGTCGTCGCCCGCCATGGCGCGCGCGCGCGCGTCGCTGCGCGGCGCCGTTCCGCAGGGCGTGCGGCTGGCCACGTCCATGGTGATCGGGTGTCTGGGCCGCAAGGCATGA
- the ftsY gene encoding signal recognition particle-docking protein FtsY: protein MFNLKAKLQRARASLVEPLARVFQRGPALAADDVDEVEALLLSADVGVDATDRAVAALRERGAADYRETLREIFLSILQDDTGPEAAAKPRAIVVVGINGVGKTTSIGKLAFHLKARGERVLLAACDTFRAAAADQLGIWAERVGVDMIRHAEGTDPAAVAFDACEAARARSVDTVIIDTAGRLHTRVNLMEELAKVRRVCERSLGDGAVRVLLVLDANLGQNSLVQAQEFTRRMQTDGIILTKLDSTAKGGIVIAIRQSLGLPVRFIGVGEGLEDFGEFSPREFVDALLGQ, encoded by the coding sequence ATGTTCAACCTGAAAGCAAAACTGCAGCGCGCGCGCGCGAGCCTCGTTGAGCCGCTGGCGCGCGTGTTCCAGCGCGGGCCGGCACTGGCCGCGGACGATGTCGACGAGGTCGAGGCGCTGCTGCTCTCGGCCGATGTGGGCGTGGACGCCACCGACCGTGCGGTGGCGGCGCTGCGCGAGCGCGGTGCGGCCGACTACCGCGAGACGTTGCGCGAGATCTTCCTCTCCATTCTCCAGGACGATACCGGGCCCGAAGCGGCGGCGAAGCCGCGCGCCATCGTCGTGGTGGGTATCAACGGCGTGGGCAAGACCACCAGTATCGGCAAGCTCGCCTTCCACCTGAAGGCGCGCGGGGAGCGCGTGCTGCTGGCCGCGTGCGATACCTTCCGCGCGGCGGCCGCGGACCAGCTGGGTATCTGGGCGGAGCGCGTCGGCGTGGACATGATCCGCCACGCGGAGGGAACAGATCCGGCCGCGGTGGCCTTCGATGCCTGCGAGGCGGCGCGTGCCCGCTCGGTGGACACGGTGATCATCGACACCGCCGGGCGCCTGCACACGCGCGTGAATCTCATGGAGGAACTGGCCAAGGTGCGCCGCGTGTGCGAGCGCTCGCTGGGTGACGGCGCGGTGCGCGTACTGCTGGTGCTCGACGCCAACCTGGGCCAGAACAGCCTCGTGCAGGCGCAGGAGTTCACGCGCCGCATGCAGACCGACGGCATCATCCTCACCAAGCTCGACAGCACCGCGAAGGGTGGCATCGTCATCGCCATCCGCCAGTCGCTGGGGCTCCCGGTGCGCTTCATCGGCGTGGGCGAGGGTCTCGAGGACTTCGGCGAGTTCTCACCCCGGGAATTCGTGGACGCCCTGCTGGGGCAATGA